The following proteins are co-located in the Doryrhamphus excisus isolate RoL2022-K1 chromosome 15, RoL_Dexc_1.0, whole genome shotgun sequence genome:
- the sun1b gene encoding SUN domain-containing protein 1 isoform X2, whose product MTMDFSQLHTYTPPQCAPENTGYTYSLSSSYSTAALEFEKEHQIAPVYESPRMSRRSLRLQTSSSHHGNDSLVDYTRNQNQSHSSYTTKRESRTLRSRKLQATSNSLSLSLSPAATPRKALSFSAVSTPINSSRSIEESNTASDASVNTSAMDQTHLRQRTITTTTTTTTVDGIWGKTSRSEHSLSSINGDIGASNSHTTLANGYICKDCSFHSQQTDARTALSLSHSSPTSQSEDITDADAFSCSSSSPFTNIYSRDRSRKSKPGVLTSVSNTCVRLSKSVLAPFVSVFTVLYSSVLWLSARTNVSQGRGVFASCTDSLRQTISSSLSQVWLLKQSTLGRMTGNRSTHSQAQAHSSFCGSMNIKDLAKEDASHVNLNGSLCDDCKGKQYSETHTVLLTQSSRSQRLAGALWSLLAYTGHCLLQPGYLVARGASALGSGVGAVTQRILALLWMTVAAPVKGGRSLLWFLATGWYQLVSHVCLFNVFFLTRCLPKLWKLLLLLLPLLLLLGLWLWGPSTAVLLANLTEWRPSSPLTFLSNLVPASAPLPASRTESPLVQTPATVVSQAPPIVTPSVDLERLERLERQLTLLWERVQQSDQKQEQHHTNIVGLYNTLREKLHTETDREKLGLWVSSLLEQRMGALRGELKQDSALRVQSEEQLKVLQESQRTRLSDLELLLSALAAKTEEVQQKQRTYEAEKENMEKAFVPPVQDTLSVGVQQEDHDALLAEVQRLELDLGRIRQDLQGVMGCQGKCEQLGSLQETITAQVSSQVCKELQALFYGGGSSGESQGELPESLVLWLSQRYVSTPDLQAWLAALEQSILRNVSLQLELHRAQTLGEVESKAKSFAHTVTGSVQTAASAEGLTEEQVKLIVQNALKLYSQDRTGLVDYALESGGGSILSTRCSETYETKTALMSLFGLPLWYFSQSPRVVIQPDVYPGNCWAFKGSQGYLVIRLSLRITPTSFCLEHIPKALSPTGNITSAPQNFTVFGLEDEYQEEGDLLGQYTYQEDGESMQTFPVQEPTDKAFQIIEVRVLSNWGHPDYTCLYRFRVHGEPRPQ is encoded by the exons ATGACCATGGATTTTTCCCAACTGCACACATACACGCCGCCACAGTGTGCTCCAGAGAACACCGGCTATACCTACTCCCTCAG CTCCAGCTACTCAACAGCAGCGTTAGAGTTTGAGAAGGAGCACCAGATTGCTCCTGTGTACGAATCGCCCAGAATGTCACGGCGGAGCCTGCGTCTGCAAACCAGCAGCAGTCACCATGGCAATGACAGCCTGGTTGACTACACACGGAACCAGAACCAGAGCCACAGCAGCTACACGACCAAAAGAGAATCACG GACCCTGCGGAGTCGAAAGCTGCAGGCCACTTCCAACTCCTTGTCGTTGTCCCTGAGCCCGGCTGCAACTCCGAGAAAAGCCCTCAGCTTCTCAGCAGTTAGTACGCCCATTAACAGCAGCAGAAGCATCGAGGAAAGCAACACTGCGTCTGATGCCTCAGTGAACACGAGCGCGATGGACCAGACTCACTTGAGGCAGCGCACCATCACTACAACCACAACCACTACAACCGTAGATGGCATCTGGG GCAAAACCTCTCGCTCTGAGCACAGCTTATCAAGCATCAACGGCGACATCGGCGCGTCAAACTCTCACACGACCCTCGCCAACGGCTACATCTGCAAAGACTGCTCCTTTCACTCTCAACAAACGGACGCCCGCACCGCACTCTCCCTCTCGCATTCGTCACCCACATCGCAATCCGAAGACATCACAGATGCCGATGCGTTTTCCTGCTCGTCATCGTCACCTTTCACAAACATATACTCCAGGGACAGGAGTCGCAAAAGCAAGCCAG GCGTCCTCACTTCCGTGTCTAATACGTGTGTGCGCTTGAGCAAGAGTGTCCTGGCTCCTTTCGTGTCCGTCTTCACTGTGCTGTACAGCAGTGTGCTCTGGCTGTCTGCACGGACAAACGTCTCACAGGGACGAG GTGTCTTTGCATCATGTACCGACTCCCTGAGACAGACGATATCCTCCAGTTTGTCTCAAGTGTGGCTGTTGAAGCAAAGCACCCTCGGCAGAATGACCGGCAACAGGTCTACACACTCTCAAGCACAAG CTCACTCCAGCTTCTGTGGGAGCATGAATATAAAAGATCTGGCGAAGGAAGATGCGTCACACGTCAATCTCAATGGTTCCCTGT GTGACGACTGTAAAGGCAAGCAGTATTCTGAGACACACACCGTCCTCCTCACACAGTCCTCCAGGTCACAGCGCCTGGCGGGGGCGCTGTGGAGCCTCCTGGCTTACACAG GTCACTGCCTCCTCCAGCCTGGTTATTTAGTGGCGAGAGGGGCTTCAGCTTTGGGTTCAGGTGTTGGGGCGGTGACTCAAAGGATCCTCGCACTGCTGTGGATGACCGTAGCAGCACCAG TGAAGGGGGGCCGGAGTCTGCTGTGGTTCCTTGCTACTGGGTGGTACCAGCTCGTGTCCCACGTGTGTCTATTCAACGTCTTCTTTCTGACACG ATGCCTTCCCAAACTCTGGAAGCTTCTCCTGCTTCTTCTGCCCCTTCTGCTGCTCTTGG GTTTGTGGCTGTGGGGTCCGTCCACCGCTGTCCTGCTTGCGAACCTCACCGAGTGGCGTCCTTCCTCTCCCCTCACCTTCCTGTCCAACTTGGTCCCGGCCTCTGCTCCACTCCCTGCATCCAGAACCGAGTCTCCACTTGTTCAGACGCCAGCAACAGTTGTCTCTCAAGCCCCA CCAATTGTTACCCCGAGTGTGGATTTGGAACGCCTTGAACGTTTAGAGCGCCAGCTCACCCTGTTGTGGGAACGAGTCCAGCAGAGCGACCAGAAGCAGGAGCAGCATCACACCAACATCGTGGGTCTGTACAACACCCTGAGGGaaaagctccacacagagaccgACAGGGAGAAGCTGGGCCTGTGGGTGTCGTCCCTGCTTGAGCAGCGGATGGGCGCTCTGCGAGGAGAGCTCAAACAGGACAGCGCACTCAGGGTGCAG AGCGAGGAGCAGCTGAAAGTGCTTCAGGAGAGTCAGAGAACACGCTTATCTGATTTGGAATTGCTGCTCAGCGCTTTGGCTGCCAAGACTGAG GAGGTGCAACAGAAGCAGCGGACATATGAAGCGGAGAAAGAGAACATGGAAAAGGCGTTTGTCCCTCCAGTGCAAGACACCCTGAG CGTGGGCGTGCAGCAGGAGGACCACGATGCTTTGCTGGCAGAGGTGCAAAGACTTGAGCTGGACTTGGGAAGAATCAGGCAGGACCTGCAGGGTGTTATGGGATGTCAGGGCAAGTGTGAGCAGCTGGGCTCGCTGCAGGAGACG ATAACAGCGCAGGTGTCCTCCCAAGTCTGTAAGGAGTTGCAGGCTCTGTTCTACGGTGGCGGCTCGTCAGGCGAGAGTCAAGGGGAGCTGCCAGAGTCTCTGGTCCTGTGGCTTTCTCAGCGCTACGTGAGCACGCCTGACCTACAGGCATGGCTCGCTGCGTTGGAGCAGAGCATCCTGAGAAACGTTTCCCTGCAGCTGGAGCTTCACCGAGCTCAGACCCTTGGCGAGGTGGAGTCCAAGGCCAAATCTTTTGCTCACACCGTGACCGGCTCCGTGCAGACTGCTGCCTCTGCTGAAGGACTGACAGAAGAG CAAGTAAAGCTGATTGTCCAGAATGCCTTGAAGCTCTACTCTCAGGACAGGACTGGTCTAGTGGACTACGCCCTGGAGTCCGGAG GTGGCAGCATCCTCAGCACTCGCTGCTCTGAGACCTATGAGACCAAGACGGCCCTCATGAGTCTCTTTGGCCTCCCGCTCTGGTACTTCTCCCAGTCACCTCGAGTTGTCATCCAG CCTGACGTGTACCCGGGTAACTGCTGGGCCTTCAAAGGATCCCAGGGTTATCTCGTGATCAGGCTTTCGTTAAGGATCACGCCCACGTCCTTCTGCTTGGAGCACATCCCCAAAGCCCTGTCCCCGACTGGAAACATCACCAGTGCCCCCCAGAACTTCACAGTCTTT GGTCTGGAAGATGAGTATCAAGAGGAAGGGGATTTGCTTGGTCAGTACACTTACCAGGAAGACGGAGAATCAATGCAAACGTTCCCCGTTCAG GAGCCGACTGACAAAGCCTTCCAGATCATAGAGGTGCGGGTGTTGTCTAACTGGGGGCACCCAGACTACACCTGCTTGTATCGCTTTAGAGTACACGGAGAGCCACGGCCTCAGTGA